In the Oncorhynchus keta strain PuntledgeMale-10-30-2019 chromosome 14, Oket_V2, whole genome shotgun sequence genome, one interval contains:
- the LOC118393466 gene encoding phospholipid phosphatase 1-like: MFETGIIPLVLLDVTCLILVGLPFVILTPRHNPFNRGFFCNDESIRYPLKEDTISYQLLGGVMIPFTLIVVVSGECLGVYMTHIKTKSSLGANYVACIYKAVGSFLFGAAANQSLTDIAKYSIGRLRPHFLAVCKPMWDRINCIAGGYIENFTCTGDKNMVDEARLSFFSGHSSFSMYCMLFLALYIQARLQTEWARLLRPTIQFFLMATSIYVGLSRVSDYKHHWNDVLTGLLLGAIVAILTVFCVSDFFKTPVDPVEIQEETSHPSLQDNPANGIHYGSTG; encoded by the exons ATGTTTGAGACTGGTATAATCCCTCTCGTCCTTCTCGACGTAACATGCCTTATCCTCG ttgggCTTCCCTTTGTGATCCTCACCCCTCGGCACAATCCCTTCAACAGGGGTTTCTTCTGTAATGATGAGTCCATCAGATACCCCCTGAAAGAGGACACCATATCCTACCAGTTACTGGGGGGAGTCATGATCCCTTTCACACTGATTGTG GTAGTCAGTGGTGAGTGCCTTGGCGTCTATATGACTCATATAAAGACCAAATCATCCTTGGGGGCTAACTACGTGGCGTGCATCTACAAAGCAGTGGGCAGCTTCCTGTTCGGGGCTGCTGCTAACCAATCGCTGACGGACATTGCCAAGTACTCGATTGGTCGTCTGCGTCCCCACTTCCTGGCTGTGTGTAAGCCTATGTGGGACCGTATCAACTGCATTGCTGGAGGCTACATCGAGAACTTCACCTGTACCGGGGACAAAAACATGGTGGATGAGGCCAG ACTTTCCTTTTTTTCTGGTCACTCATCCTTCTCTATGTACTGTATGCTGTTCCTAGCA ctGTACATCCAGGCCAGACTGCAGACAGAGTGGGCCAGGCTCCTCAGACCCACCATCCAGTTCTTCCTGATGGCAACGTCCATCTACGTGGGGCTGTCACGCGTCTCAGACTACAAACACCACTGGAATGACGTACTTACTGGCCTCCTGCTGGGGGCGATAGTTGCGATACTCACG GTGTTCTGTGTGTCCGATTTCTTCAAGACGCCTGTTGATCCAGTAGAGATACAAGAGGAGACGTCCCACCCCAGTCTACAGGACAACCCTGCAAATGGGATCCACTACGGAAGCACAGGATGA